From a single Lolium rigidum isolate FL_2022 chromosome 7, APGP_CSIRO_Lrig_0.1, whole genome shotgun sequence genomic region:
- the LOC124676736 gene encoding uncharacterized protein LOC124676736, with product MSPFLLTPVGARLAPVAPPSTLSRLLLPLHLQTRRAHACPVRHSPIPHRRSSSYRLFASSSAPQMAAPADAPGGSADAFEIIRAHQAKAARLPPVEEIRTMLDKSVRGVLATHSQEHVGYPSGSMVDFACDQDGSPILAVSSLAVHSKNLSGSTKCSLLVAKDPEDRTDTVITVYGDATPVSDEEKDAVRSAYLRRHPEAFWVDFGDFRFLHIKPKAVRYVSGVATALLGSGEFSPAEFKEAKVDPISQFSAPITGHMNKDHADDTKLIVQHSTNVKVDFAHMLDVDSLGINVKAGYDGSVLKLRIPFSRRAQDRKDVKTLIVEMLQAAKASSSHVE from the exons ATGAGCCCCTTCCTGCTCACGCCGGTGGGCGCCCGGCTCGCGCCGGTTGCTCCGCCGTCAACGCTCTCGCGCCTGCTCCTCCCGCTCCACCTACAAACGCGCCGCGCTCACGCCTGCCCCGTCCGCCACTCCCCGATTCCTCACCGCCGCAGCAGCAGCTACCGCCTCTTCGCCTCCTCGTCGGCCCCTCAG ATGGCCGCGCCTGCCGATGCCCCCGGAGGATCCGCGGACGCGTTCGAGATCATCCGCGCTCACCAG GCAAAAGCTGCCCGGCTTCCTCCTGTGGAAGAAATACGAACCATGCTAGACAAAAGTGTCAGAGGTGTTCTGGCTACCCATTCCCAG GAACATGTGGGCTATCCATCGGGTTCAATGGTTGATTTTGCATGCGATCAAGATGGTTCCCCCATACTAGCAGTGAGTAGTTTAGCAGTTCACTCAAAG AATCTCTCGGGAAGTACCAAGTGCTCTCTTCTGGTTGCCAAAGACCCAGAGGACAGAACAGATACTGTAATCACTGTATATGGCGATGCTACACCT GTTTCAGATGAAGAAAAAGACGCAGTGAGAAGTGCATACTTAAGGAGACACCCTGAGGCTTTTTGG GTTGACTTTGGTGACTTCCGTTTTCTGCACATCAAACCAAAAGCTGTCCGTTACGTATCTGGGGTTGCAACAGCTCTCCTTGGCTCCGGAG AATTTAGTCCTGCTGAGTTCAAGGAAGCAAAAGTGGATCCTATATCACAATTCTCCGCTCCTATTACA GGCCACATGAATAAGGATCATGCCGATGATACAAAGCTCATTGTGCAACACTCGACCAATGTTAAG GTGGATTTTGCTCATATGCTGGATGTGGATAGCCTTGGTATCAATGTGAAG GCTGGTTATGATGGAAGTGTTCTGAAGCTGCGCATACCTTTCTCTAGGCGTGCACAAGACAGAAA GGATGTCAAGACACTTATTGTGGAAATGCTACAGGCTGCAAAGGCCTCCTCGTCGCACGTTGAATGA